The genomic DNA CCTGATCGCGACATCCTGACCATAGCCCAGCGTCGCCGAACGGGCGGCCTGAACCCGCGCATTGCCGGCATTGATCCGGCTGGAGGCGGCCCCGAAATCGAGCAGTCGCTGGCGCACCGAGGCGCTGGCGTCGGTGCGGCCCTGCGGCCGGGAGCGTTCGATGATGTTGCCAACGTCGTTGGCGAAGTTGCGGGCCACCGACCGGTTGGCGTCGACGGTGAGGTCGACCAGGGGGAAGAGGGCGGAGCGCGCCTGCACGCGTGCTGCCTCTGCTTCCCGTTCGCCGGCGCGCGCTTCGTCCAGCAACGCATTATTCTGGACCGCCGCCTCCACTTCGGACCGGAACAGGCTGTCCGAACTGGTGCTGTTGGCAAGCGCGAGCAGCGGGTCATTCTGCGCCGGGGCGGAAAAGGGATGGGGATTGGGCGGGACGACCAGCCGGCCCTGCGCCCAGGCCGTCGCGGGATGGGCCATGCTCGCCAAAAGGAACAGCGCAACACCGGGATGAGCGCGGCGGCGGGCATCAGACGAACGCGTAACAGTCGATGAACGCACTGGACCCCAACCGCGCTAATTGCCCCTAGTCTCAACCAGGGTGGCCCCGTACAGGGCGCATCATGGTCAAGGCACTTGTGGTCATGCCCGATACGGGAGGGGAGTGCAACTTGAGCCGCGACAAAATGAAAAAAGAAACAGACAATGTCATCTATACCCAAAATGCGCTAATCTTTGGCACGATCTTTTGCTGACGACGGCTGATTTCTCTCTTTATTGCGTCCCGGCATTTCCCCGTCCACCATGGCGATCACTGTTCGGATCGCGGGGGGCGGGTCGTAAATATTGTGGCAACTCGTTGAAAAGATTGTCGACATCAGGCGCGGGATGGGCATGATCCGCACTATCGGATCGTCTCGATCCCCGTCCTGTCATCGGCCGTCATCGGTCAAGGAGTATTTGGTCATGCCTCCCTTTCCCAAATCCTTGCGCCTTCTGCTTTGCGCCAGCCTTCTGTCGTCGTCGGCTCTGGCGATGGCCGCAGCCCCGGTGCCGACGTTCGACGTGGCGCGCATTGCCAATGATATCAGGACGCTGGCCAGCGATGCCTATGAGGGGCGCGGCCCCGCGACTCGCGCCGAGGTCAAGACGATCGACTATATCGCCGCGCAGATGCAGGCGGCGGGGCTGAAGCCGGCCGGTTCCAGGGGGAGCTGGTTCCAGGATGTGCCTTTGCGCATGTCGGACATTATCGGTGCGCCGACCCTGTCGATGACGATTGGCGGCGTGGCGCAGGCGCTGACACAGGGCAATGAGATTGCCGTGCGCGCGGCGGAGACGGGGCAGTCGGCGGTTACATTCGCTGACCTGCCGCTGGTCTTTGTCGGCTATGGCGTGAAGGCGCCCGAACGCGGCTGGGACGATTTCAAGGGCGTGGACCTGAAAGGCAAGATCATGGTCGTGCTGGTCAACGACCCGGATTTCGAGGGCGGCGAGGGCGATTTCGGCGGCAAGCTGATGACCTATTATGGCCGCTGGACCTATAAATATGAGGAAGCCGCACGGCAGGGCGCGGCCGGCGTGCTGGTGGTGCATGAAAGCGAGCCGGCTTCCTATGGCTGGGCGACGGTCAAGAACAGCAACACGAACACCATGTTCGACATCGTCCGCGCCGACCCGAAGGCCGCGCATACGCAGATGGAAGCATGGGTGCAAAAGGATCTGGCGGCGAAGCTGTTCGCGGCGTCGGGCGTGGATTTCGACGCGGCCAAGGCGGCGGCGCGGCGGAAGGATTTCCGGCCTATTCCGCTGAAGGCGACGATGAGCGCCGACTATGCGGTGCAGTCGCAGATCATCACGTCGCACAATGTCGCGGGGATGGTGCAGGGTAGCAAATATCCGAACGAGACGGTGATCTATTCGGCGCATTGGGACCATCTGGGCATCGGCGCGCCGGATGCGAAGGGCGACACCATCTATAATGGCGCGCGCGACAATGCGTCGGGCACCGCCGCCTTGCTGGAATTGGCGCGCGCTTACGCGAAGGGGCCGAAACCGGAACGCAGCGTGCTGTTTCTGGCGGTGACGGCGGAGGAGAAGGGGCTGCTGGGGTCCGAATATTATGCCGACAATCCGTTGCGGCCATTGGCGACGACGGCGGGCGTGATCAATATGGATGGGCCGTTCGGGGCCGAGAAAACCAGCAATTTCAGCATTTCGGGCGCGGCGAAGCTGGATCTGCTGACGCTGCTGACCGAGGAAGGCGGGAAGCTGGGGCGGCATTATACGCCCGACGCGCGGCCGGAGGCGGGCAGTTTCTACCGCTCCGACCATTTCCCGATGGCCAAGCGCGGCGTGCCGGCCATTTCCTTCAATCCGGGGCGCGAACTGGTCAATGGCGGCGCGGAACGGGGCAAGGCGTTGCAGGACGCCTATACCAGGGACCGCTATCACCAGCCAGCCGACGAATATGACGCCGGTTGGGACACCAGTAGCTGGGAAGGGGACATGACCCTGCTCTATAATGTCGGGCGTCGCGTGGCCGACAGCCATGACTGGCCCAACTGGTCGGCCGACAGCGAATTTCGCGCCGCCCGCGATGCCAGCGCGGCGCAGCGCAAATGAGGTGACAGCCTGTTCCCGCTTTCGCGGGAACAGGCTGCGCCATGACTGCCGTCGGCGAGGTCAGTGCTTGCCGGGCTTGCTCGATGTGCCGGGCGCGGTCGGATTGACCAGTTGGGCGCCGGTGGGAAGGCCGGTGCCGCCCATGTCGAGCTTTTGCGCCTGCACCTTCGCGAGGCGGGCGGGATCGTCCCGTTCCGCGATCGCGGCCTTGGTTTCCGCGTCCATCTCATCGTCCGTATCGCCGCTGCCGCCGCCACGGGTCCAGCCCAGGATGATCGACATGCGCCGGTTGCGGGGGTCATAGGCGTCGGTCTTGATGAACGGCTCGCGGTCGGCCACGCCCTCGATCCGGGCGAAGCGGTCATTGCCGATACCGGTCGCGGCCAGCGCCTGACGCGTTGTTTCGGCGCGGGCGGAGGACAGCATCCAGTTGTTCATCGTCCGCCCCGACGCATAGGGCAGGCCATCGGTATGGCCGCGCACGATCAGCGGATTGGGCATGGTCTGCAACGCCTGCGACACTTCGCCGATCAGCGCGCGGGCTTCGGGCACGAGTTGATCGGTGCCGGATTTGAACATCGCGAAATCGGCTTCGTCGATCAGGTCGATGCGTAGCCCTTCGCGGGTTTCGGTGAAGCGCACATTCTTGCGCAGCTTCGCCAGCCCCTTCTTCGACATGCGTTCTTCAAGCTGCTTCTTGATGCCTTCGAACTTCTGCCGGTCGGCGGCGCGCATCGCCTTGCCGCCCTGATCCTTGGTGCCGGTGGCGTCTCTGGGAATCGTGATGGACAGATTGCCCTGACCGCCGGTGGTCGGATAATTTTCCTTGCCCATGA from Sphingobium sp. CAP-1 includes the following:
- a CDS encoding flagellar motor protein MotB, translating into MAEKKRGANEPEPRPIIVKKIIVDGHGGHHGGAWKVAYADFVTAMMAFFLLMWLLGATTEKQRKALADYFTPTLVELKMASAGSTGLMGGDSIMGKENYPTTGGQGNLSITIPRDATGTKDQGGKAMRAADRQKFEGIKKQLEERMSKKGLAKLRKNVRFTETREGLRIDLIDEADFAMFKSGTDQLVPEARALIGEVSQALQTMPNPLIVRGHTDGLPYASGRTMNNWMLSSARAETTRQALAATGIGNDRFARIEGVADREPFIKTDAYDPRNRRMSIILGWTRGGGSGDTDDEMDAETKAAIAERDDPARLAKVQAQKLDMGGTGLPTGAQLVNPTAPGTSSKPGKH
- a CDS encoding M28 family peptidase codes for the protein MPPFPKSLRLLLCASLLSSSALAMAAAPVPTFDVARIANDIRTLASDAYEGRGPATRAEVKTIDYIAAQMQAAGLKPAGSRGSWFQDVPLRMSDIIGAPTLSMTIGGVAQALTQGNEIAVRAAETGQSAVTFADLPLVFVGYGVKAPERGWDDFKGVDLKGKIMVVLVNDPDFEGGEGDFGGKLMTYYGRWTYKYEEAARQGAAGVLVVHESEPASYGWATVKNSNTNTMFDIVRADPKAAHTQMEAWVQKDLAAKLFAASGVDFDAAKAAARRKDFRPIPLKATMSADYAVQSQIITSHNVAGMVQGSKYPNETVIYSAHWDHLGIGAPDAKGDTIYNGARDNASGTAALLELARAYAKGPKPERSVLFLAVTAEEKGLLGSEYYADNPLRPLATTAGVINMDGPFGAEKTSNFSISGAAKLDLLTLLTEEGGKLGRHYTPDARPEAGSFYRSDHFPMAKRGVPAISFNPGRELVNGGAERGKALQDAYTRDRYHQPADEYDAGWDTSSWEGDMTLLYNVGRRVADSHDWPNWSADSEFRAARDASAAQRK